The window TCGGGAGAGCCATCTGTAACGGAATCTATATCGGTAGTGGCTCCACCAATGTCAACTGTTAAAACATCTCCATATAGTTCATTTAATAATTCTGTGGTGTTCATAACAGCCCCGGGGGTAGGTATGACCTCTTCATCTACTACATCATAGATTTTTTCCATACCAGGGGCATGAATTATGTGTTTTGAAAAAACTTCTTGGATTATTTTTCTTGCTGGTTCAACGTTTAGATGATCTATTTTAGGGTAGACGTTTTCTGTTATGATTATATTTTTGTTCTTTTCTTTGAAGATTTCTTCTATTTCTTCTTTCACAGCAGTGTTTCCTGCGTATATTATGGGAATGTCTAATGGCAAATTAGCTAGTAATTCAGCATTGTAAAGAACGGTTTCTTCTTCCCCGTAATCAACACCACCTGATAAGAGAATCAATTTTGGTTTTATTTTTAAAATTTGCTTTAAATGGCTTTCTCTAAGTTTGCCGGATGTGATGTATTTTAAGACAGCCCCAGCTCCTAAAGCTGCTTCTTTTGCTGCCCTGACTGTCATATCGTATACCAGCCCGTGAACCGTCATACTTAAGCCCCCTGCGGCTGAAGAGGTTGCTAAAAATTTTTCCCAACTTATTTTATCTTTAAATTTTTCTTCCATTTTTTTTAGTGCTTTTTCTATTCCAAGAGTTACATCACCTTTGTCTATGGTTGTATAACTTTCTGTTTGAGCTATTATTTTAACGTTTTTTTCTTTGAGTTGGTAAGCTGTTATCACCGTTGTTGTACTTCCTATCTCAGCCACTAATAAATCAATTTTCATGACATTTCTTTCTCCAAATCTAATAAGAATTTTTTAAGTATTTCTACCGCTTTTTTCAAATCGTCCATAGATGCTGCGAATGAAAGTCTGATGTGACCATCGCAAAAGAAAGCCGAACCTGGCACAACTGC of the Petrotoga sibirica DSM 13575 genome contains:
- a CDS encoding GlmL-related ornithine degradation protein, with translation MKIDLLVAEIGSTTTVITAYQLKEKNVKIIAQTESYTTIDKGDVTLGIEKALKKMEEKFKDKISWEKFLATSSAAGGLSMTVHGLVYDMTVRAAKEAALGAGAVLKYITSGKLRESHLKQILKIKPKLILLSGGVDYGEEETVLYNAELLANLPLDIPIIYAGNTAVKEEIEEIFKEKNKNIIITENVYPKIDHLNVEPARKIIQEVFSKHIIHAPGMEKIYDVVDEEVIPTPGAVMNTTELLNELYGDVLTVDIGGATTDIDSVTDGSPEIQKILVSPQPRSKRTVDGDMGIYVNAHNVVEMIGKEQIKKDFENYEEILKNISPYPQNEEQEKFATYLAKFCFLTSLKRHAGRIDYIFTPTGRKKVAHGKDLTAVKTIFGTGGILSRSKYNKEIFESLRQLKNSDDLLLPSKDVTFAYDKNYIFANIGVIANLDKEIAKKILQNDIEYLP